The following proteins are encoded in a genomic region of Oncorhynchus keta strain PuntledgeMale-10-30-2019 chromosome 8, Oket_V2, whole genome shotgun sequence:
- the LOC118386912 gene encoding cbp/p300-interacting transactivator 2-like has product MVDRMMAMNHGRFPEAVNGLHHHHPARRMGMGQFSNPQHHQQQQQQHGYTTGIMGDNLHYGGGNVTANHGIRHSVGNVNAGHPNGNMPPGARYSSQFVGPAAAVPTQGQLAASMQLQKLNTQYYSHHTHPSHHHYMHDLHPANHQLNGTGQQFRDSNAKHSTSSLPQQAHHVPAAILPPNVIDTDFIDEEVLMSLVIEMGLDRIKELPELWLGQNEFDFMTDFVCKQQPSRVSC; this is encoded by the coding sequence ATGGTAGACCGCATGATGGCAATGAACCATGGACGATTCCCTGAAGCTGTGAATGGtctccaccatcaccacccagCGCGCAGAATGGGCATGGGGCAGTTCTCGAACCCACAACACCAtcagcaacaacagcagcagcatggCTACACTACTGGTATAATGGGAGATAATTTGCACTACGGAGGGGGCAATGTAACAGCTAACCACGGAATTCGGCATTCTGTGGGGAATGTAAACGCTGGACACCCAAACGGCAACATGCCTCCCGGAGCGCGCTACAGCTCTCAATTTGTGGGACCTGCCGCCGCCGTCCCCACTCAAGGACAGCTCGCGGCAAGTATGCAGTTACAAAAGCTCAACACGCAGTACTACAGCCACCATACTCACCCCTCTCACCATCATTATATGCATGATTTGCATCCTGCGAATCATCAACTTAACGGGACGGGACAACAGTTCAGAGACAGCAACGCGAAACACAGCACGTCCAGTTTGCCTCAACAAGCGCATCATGTGCCTGCAGCAATACTGCCCCCCAACGTCATTGACACGGATTTTATTGATGAGGAGGTCTTGATGTCTCTGGTCATTGAGATGGGGCTGGACCGAATAAAGGAGCTACCTGAGCTGTGGTTAGGACAGAATGAGTTTGATTTCATGACAGACTTTGTATGTAAGCAACAGCCAAGCCGAGTGAGTTGTTAA